In Candidatus Eremiobacteraceae bacterium, the following are encoded in one genomic region:
- a CDS encoding SIS domain-containing protein, with the protein MKTVADCLAQRRDLFSGLACDRQVNEAVQAIVRSFKAGGRVLLFGNGGSAAQAQHFAAEFSGRFMLERPAWAGLALTTDTSALTAIANDYGYNEVFARQLRAHGRPGDVAIGLTTTGESANVVHAFRVARESNIVTVAFSGNGGGRIVELSDIAIVGPSGPSWMVQEVHLALGHIMCELVELAMTSV; encoded by the coding sequence ATGAAAACCGTGGCGGATTGCCTCGCGCAACGGCGCGATCTCTTCAGTGGACTGGCTTGCGACCGGCAAGTGAATGAGGCCGTGCAGGCGATCGTCCGCAGCTTCAAGGCAGGCGGGCGCGTGCTGCTGTTCGGCAATGGCGGCAGTGCGGCGCAGGCTCAACATTTCGCGGCCGAATTCTCCGGACGATTCATGCTCGAACGGCCGGCCTGGGCTGGCCTCGCGCTCACCACCGATACAAGCGCGCTCACGGCGATCGCAAACGATTACGGTTACAATGAAGTCTTCGCGCGCCAGTTGCGCGCGCACGGCCGCCCGGGCGATGTCGCGATCGGCCTCACGACGACGGGAGAGTCCGCCAACGTCGTGCATGCGTTTCGCGTTGCGCGTGAATCGAACATCGTCACCGTTGCTTTTTCGGGCAACGGCGGGGGCCGCATCGTCGAGCTCAGCGACATCGCGATCGTCGGTCCTTCGGGACCATCGTGGATGGTGCAAGAAGTGCACCTCGCCCTCGGTCATATCATGTGCGAATTGGTCGAACTCGCGATGACGAGCGTCTAG